The Miscanthus floridulus cultivar M001 chromosome 7, ASM1932011v1, whole genome shotgun sequence genome includes a region encoding these proteins:
- the LOC136466546 gene encoding protein trichome birefringence-like 12 yields MRRKRAASLSPAPASSYASAMRRLRLRLPLLLLFTIAAVLCLLFLPSRRSPPPEPPLPCGAAPSDSTAGRWVPTPEPVPAPLYTASCPFHRGSYNCLRNGRPPLAPLSWAPARCAGGTGVVPRIDPAAFLTAASGRRVGLVGDSLSENLAVALLCALHSADPDARRWKRRGAWRGGYFPRADVTVAFHRAVLLAKYTWQPVENPEEIQKDGKKGIYRVDVDIPADEWINVTKFYDVLIFNTGHWWGTYKFPKETPLVFYKDGKPIEPPLSIPDGLKLVLKTMASYIDREAPSTTLKLWRTQSPRHFHGGGWDHNGSCVTDRLLKEHELDSWFDPRFGGVNKDARTVNSVIQEALAGSGIRLVNLTYMSEFRADAHPATWLGKKDAVAVYGQDCMHWCVPGVPDTWVDILAAQILHYFKQLGKR; encoded by the exons ATGAGGAGGAAGAGGGCGGcgtccctttcgccggcgccAGCGTCGTCGTACGCGAGCGCAATGCGGCGCCTCCGCCTGCGCCTCCCTCTCCTCCTTCTCTTCACGATCGCGGCCGTCCTCTGCCTCCTCTTCTTGCCCTCCCGGCGGTCCCCGCCGCCGGAACCGCCGCTCCCCTGCGGCGCGGCGCCGTCCGACTCGACGGCGGGGCGGTGGGTGCCGACCCCGGAGCCCGTGCCGGCGCCGCTCTACACCGCGTCCTGCCCGTTCCACCGGGGCTCCTACAACTGCCTCCGCAACGGCCGGCCGCCGCTGGCCCCGCTCTCCTGGGCGCCCGCGCGCTGCGCCGGCGGCACCGGCGTCGTCCCGAGGATCGACCCCGCGGCGTTCCTCACCGCCGCCAGCGGCCGCCGCGTCGGCCTCGTCGGCGACTCGCTGTCCGAGAACCTCGCCGTCGCGCTGCTCTGCGCGCTCCACTCCGCCGACCCCGACGCGCGCAGGTGGAAGCGCCGCGGCGCCTGGCGCGGAGGGTACTTCCCCCGGGCGGACGTCACCGTCGCCTTCCACCGCGCCGTGCTGCTCGCCAAGTACAC GTGGCAGCCAGTGGAGAACCCGGAGGAAATTCAGAAGGATGGGAAAAAAGGGATTTACAGAGTGGATGTGGACATTCCTGCTGATGAATGGATAAACGTCACAAAGTTCTATGATGTGCTAATTTTCAACACCGGGCACTG GTGGGGGACATACAAATTCCCAAAAGAGACCCCCCTTGTTTTCTACAAAGATGGAAAGCCGATCGAGCCTCCGCTCAGCATTCCGGACGGCCTGAAACTAGTCCTCAAAACCATGGCGTCTTACATCGACAGGGAGGCCCCGAGCACGACGCTGAAGCTATGGCGCACGCAGTCGCCTCGGCACTTCCATGGCGGCGGGTGGGATCACAACGGCAGCTGCGTAACCGACAGACTCCTCAAAGAGCACGAG CTAGACTCTTGGTTTGATCCGCGGTTCGGAGGCGTGAACAAGGACGCGAGGACGGTGAATTCAGTGATCCAAGAAGCGCTGGCAGGGTCTGGGATCCGGCTGGTGAACCTGACGTACATGAGCGAGTTCAGAGCCGACGCCCATCCGGCGACCTGGCTGGGGAAGAAGGACGCGGTGGCTGTGTATGGGCAGGACTGCATGCACTGGTGCGTGCCTGGCGTGCCGGACACTTGGGTCGACATCTTGGCGGCACAAATCTTGCATTACTTCAAGCAGCTGGGGAAACGCTGA